In the Leisingera caerulea DSM 24564 genome, TTACCTGCTCGATAATCGATTCCAGGGCGCTGCCGTGATAGAAGATGCAGCGTTCGCCCGTGAATTTGCGATCCTGGTCGTAGTCCTGATCCGCGCCGATCTGGACCACGGCTTCGATTTCAGCCTCGACGCTGCCGTAAGCATGCGCGGCATGGAAAAGTTCCAGCAGGCCCTCGGCGCTGTCAGCTGCGAAACGCTCATCTGGGCCATGGTGTCCCGGACGAACGATGTAGTCGCCGTCGATGCGCGCGCCGACGGTAGCCAGGGCGTCCTTGAAGCTCTTCCGGGGCAGGAAGACGGTGCCCTGGCGCAGGAGGTGCCGCTTTTCGTCACCGCCAACATTGGTTTCCGGGATGCATTCGATGATTTCCGCAGAAAAATCCCCGCCCTCATCAATTTCCGGGTTCCGCACATAGGCGGCCCCGTTCTCAGGTTTGATGTCCCCTGTGTGTACCCACTGCATGCGGCAACTCCCATTATGTTCCGGATATTCTTAGCAGCAGCGAACGAGAATTCGCATGCCCTGGTCAGCGCATCGCTGCTTGCAGCTGAGCAATGCGCTTCCGGAAATCCGCCAGCTTGCGCAATTCCCAAACCTCGCGATCCGTGCCGGGCTCCATCTGCGCAATGTCTTCAGCGGTCTCATCCCCGGTAAGGCCGGTCGTGCCTGAGAGGTTGTTGTAGTCATACTCGAAATGCTCCTCGAGCTCCTCCAGCAGGGCGGGAAGGTCTTCAAAGCCGGCGGGGACGCCTTTCAAGGGCGCTGCTGTCACGGTCATCAATTATCTAATCAGTTTTTCGCATATTCACGTTAGCATCTCAGAAGTGAAACGCAAAGAATGGGGTGGGTGATGATCGAGGATTTTGGCGAAAAAATTGATGGCGCGGCCAAGGATCGGTGGAGCCGGTACCGCATCCGTCTGAGCGCGATTGAGGATCGCGCCATCCTCGATCACACGTTTTCGGAAGTCTTCCCGGAGCCCAACTACCAGGCTCTGGAGAGGGATGGTGTTGATCGCACTGTCCTGGCCTTCATCCGCGCGGCACGGGACAGTATCCCGGCCAAACCCCGGGCAACCCGGAACAATAAGCACCGCCTGGTCAGTTGGGGGAACACGGTGCTGTCATTGCGCAGGTTCTCCCGGCAGCTCCTGAACGGAGAGGTTGGTCCCGAGGCCCTTGAGGACGCATTGCAGCGCAGCGGGCTGAAAACGGCCTCGCTGCTGGGCAAGATCCGCGCTTACGAGCGCCTCGGTCACGGCACCTCCCTGAAGCCATATGTGATTGGCAACAGTGTCTACAGGCGGCTTGACGGTATTGCCTTTGATCCGCCGCAACGGCGCTGGACGATCGAGAACCGGAAGAACCAGTTCTTTGCACAAGGAGGCACGCTCGATGAGGTGATCGGCAGTCTCGGACAGCATGTCGCTGATCAGGACCCTGCGCCAACAGCGGCTTCCAGCCAGGCCAAGCATTTCAAAATCTACACCTACCGCAACGGAGGCGGCCGGGTCTGGCTTGGGCGTAAGCTCGCAGGGAAGCTGATCGATATCATTTCCTTCGACACCACCGCCCAGGCCCGTAAGTACAAGCTCAATAATCTTGAAGAGCTGGTCCAGCGCTATGAGGACCTCAAGAAGACACCGGGAGAGCGTGCCGCCTCCAACCGTGACAGGCGGGGCGCCGACCACCGCAGCGGCCGTGACGTGACACCAGGAGAGTTTTCGGCAACGTTTGGGTTCCGCGGCGTCCAGTTCGGCAATTATGTTGAGGGGCCGCGCCGTCAGCAGGATCTGAACGATGCATTCGATGCCCTGATGGACCTCTCTGAGGTCCTGGGGTGTCAGCCTTCCGCGCTGTCGCTGGACGGGCGTCTTGGGCTTGCCTTCGGCGCTCGGGGAACCGGCGGCGTCGGGGCTGCTGCCGCACATTACGAGCCCCTGCAGACGGTGATCAATCTCACCAAGTCCAAGGGAGCAGGCTCTCTTGCCCACGAGTGGTTTCATGCTCTCGACAATATGGTGGGCCGCAAGCGCGGAGCGGCCACCTATTTCGGCACCGGCCTTGAGCAGGGATGCTCTGCGGGGCTCACCTATGAAGACCGGGCACCGGTCGAGGCGCTGGCCAGGCTGGGGGCGGATCTCGCTTCCGCCCCAATGGCGGAGCGAGCAAAGACGGCTGACCGGTACAGGTCGACGCGGTATTACAGTCTTCCCTACGAGATCAGTGCGAGGGCATTTGAGGCGTGGGTCTGCGACCGGCTGGGCCGGACCGGTTCCCACAATGACTACCTGGCAAACATCCTCCCCGAAGAGGTTTTCGACGCAGAGGCGCGTCTGCTCGGTTTGCCGGACAGCCGCTATCCATATCCCCGGCGGTCGGAGATGGCAGAGATTTCTCGCGTCTTCGATAGCGCATTCGGTCCCGAGGGGGCCATCGCGCAGCTGCTGGGCGGTCTGGATGTTGTGGAGTTTTCCGGTTCCGGGCAGAACAGCATCAAAGGCGTCCGGGAAACGGAGGGGGCTTTGGCGCATAACCCGGAGGCGGAAGACGCTGTCCGGGAAGATGAGCTTGAGATCAGCGAAGACGACGATCTCGTGTTTGGCTAAGCGGCCGTTCGGTCTGCCGCTGGAGCCATTCCGGGTTCTTGTCCGGTCGCTATCAGGCGATCCGGAGCGCCCTTTGCGCTGGCAGCGCCACGGGGAGGCTGCGGCTGATATTCTGCCGGCGGCCGTCCCGGTGCAGAATGTCCCGGGTTTCCACCCAGGTCACATAGCGCCCGTCATGAACAGCGGTCGCTTCTGATACGATCATGCGGTCCGGGTCCGGGCACCAATGGCCATTGATGCGGCATGCCGCTCCTGGCCGGACAGTTTCCAGGATGAAACCATCGAGATCGCTGCGGGAAGATTCCAGCCCCTCCGCGTCGAGAAGATAGCCGGTAACGCCCTCCCCCTGTGCTGAGAGCATGATGCCCTCAGGGGTTTGAGAGACAATGCCTTGCGAGCCCTCTGCGCCCGGCCGGATGCCCCATTTATCCATGGCCAGGTAAAGCATGCCGACGCCGTCAGCATTGAAGGGGCCGGCACGCAGCCGGCCGTCCGGGTAGGTCCCAAAACCAGGCACATAACGTAGAACAAGACCCATCAGATACTCCTTATCCGGGAATGCCTTCAGGTAGCATGTTCTCTTTATGTTCTCAATCCTGCAAATCAGGCCTGAACGGAAATTCCGGCTAGAGCTCGGGGTGCTCAATTTCCAAGGGTTGGAGTTCGATAGGCCCAACTGGGTACCCATCAAGAGTGACGGTTCCGTCCTTTTCCACCCGGATGCGGGAGATGTCATCTGCATCCCCATACCCCTCACTCGTGATGGTGATGGTCCCGGAAGCCACACTTCCCGCCTGATTGGCCTTCTCCGTAAAGGCCGCGATTCCCGATGCGAAGCTGCTGAGATCGAATGGCTCGTCCATCCCGGGACGCCAGGAGGCATCATTGTCGAACCAGCCCGCCTCCGGTGACGCTTCCCAGCCCTGGAGCACGGAGGTGACATGCTCCTGCTGCAGCCAGCTTTGAATTTCAGGCAGCGCGGCGGGGGTGAGAGCCGGGGTAATCTGCAGGCGTCCGGTGATGTAGCGATGATAGCTCATAGAGGTGTCCTTCGTCCTTATAGCAGCGGTCCGGTCTCTTCCGGACTTTCTTGGATCGTTGCGCGCATCAGCTCCGGGTGTGCGGATGGATCCCTTGGGATGATGATGCAGTCGTAATCCCGGGCGCCCCAGGCCGCTCGGGTGTCCTCCCGGCTCCAGATGACATTTCCGGCCACAGGGCAGGCAATGCTGTACCCTGCCGGCGTCACTGCGTGAGCAGTAACCCAGTGCTTGATGCCGCCGAGCAGGGTCCGGAGCATGACTGCATTCCCGTCCTCCAGGGCCGCATCAAGAAAGCCTGGCGCTCTGCGCTCTTCAGAGGCCGGGTGGGTGTAGGAGACGCCGAGCGCTTTCAGACCCCTTTTCATGGCGACATCCGTCGTGCCCGTGTAGGGGTTGGTTCCGCAAAACTCCGCAATTTCCTCTGTCGACGGGGCGTTGTCTATCAGGGCGTCGAGAACGGCGCCGAGGCAGCTTGGTCCGCAGGTGATGCCATCGGGCTGATATCGGACCTGAAAATCTTGCATTTGATTGGAACTCCTAAAGGGCGAACTCGGGTTCTGCGGCATGTTCCTTGAGGGCTGCAGGATCATAGCGGGGCTGCAAATAGGTTCTGATGGCGCCTGCAGCTTTCGGAATGGCCTCAGCCATCTGCCTTTCAAACCACTCCTTGAAGCCAGGCCCGCCGTCGGCCAGGTGGAGCAGGAAGCTCATGTATTCAGCCTGATCCGCTGATTGCGCAATATGCGCGCTCTCGACCGTGAACGCCGGCCGGTTCGCGAGATAGGTTTCGAGAATATCGGCTTCCGTGCGAAACCCGCTGGCATCAAAGGCGCGCCCGTCCGGAGCCTCGACCCAGGAATGCGCTGGATGTGGCAGCGTGGCGTAGTTCGTGCGCAAGGCGGTCAGGGTCTTGATAGGCCAGCCCAGCTCGCAATGGAGGGCAATTGCCATCGCGTAGCACTGGCCATAGCAGTAGATCTTTTCAATTTTCTCATCACGCTCCATTTGCTCGGCCCCTCACATTGCCGGCTCCGGATCTGAAGACAGATCCCGCATCTCGAGCGCATGCCAGGTCATCACGTTCCGGATGTTGCGGGCCCGCTCCAAGACGGGCTTGAAACCTTCCAGCTTCACCTGGATCAGCCCATTGCCGTCATGCGCGGTCCGATAGCCTGTGAATGCGGCCCCCGATGTACCTGTCATCAGGCGTTCAGCCAGGCTCCGCTCCACCCCATTCAGACGCCTGACGGCGGTCTCAAGACTGATCGCATGGTCCAGATGGCGAGGGCGGATCGGTCCGCGGCGGGTTTTGTTGGGGGCAAAGAGCCGGACGGCCTCATTTTCGATCAGCGCCTGAATGGGCCCGGTAATCCGGGCATGGATCTCCGGGCTGTCTTCCCCGCTGAGGAAAGCATTCCAGCTGTCCAGGAAATCAATCTGGCGGCCTTCGACCTCTACGGGTCCGCCCAAATGATCCGCATCGCGCAATTCCTGCATATCCAAAACCATGGCGGCCCGGATGCCCTTCATGCCTGGGTGGCGCTCCATCACGGAAAGGTATTCAGCAATGGCCGAAGCCGGGCTCGCGCCATGCTCTCGCACAAAAATGTCGAATTCATCTGCGGGCACATAGCTCGTGTAGAGCCGCAGGGGGTGTGTTTCGACTGTTCTGTGCAGCATGATCTTTCTCCAGGCAGCTTTCTGAAATTCTGCTAGGGCTCAGGGAAAACGCCAAGTAATTATGTTTTTCGCATTTTGCTGAACGGTTTTTATCCCTCCACAGCTTTTCAATGCGGTGCAGCATCGCCTGGCGGTCTTCATCATCCCCGCCCTGCACCAGGATCGGGAGCATGCGGAAGCGGCGCTTGCGATCATATCCCGCAGCAATCACAACTGCCCCTCCCTGCTCCGGAGCAAATGCAAAGACTTCGAATTCGCCGGCGCCGTCGGGCAGGACAATGGTCTTGCCATTGTTCGGGAAATTAACATCTTCCCCGCCCTGAAGGACGGGGATTTCCCATCAAACGGCAGCGGCATCGAGCTGCTGCCGTTTGAGTCGAGTTGACGCTTCGCAGGCGGCCAGTGCCGAAGCCTCCACGTCCAGCAACGGGGTGCTCCCCCGCCGGTAACTTTCCGGGTTCAGAGCCCGGTCCAGGATATTGCGTGCCGCATTCGTGTCGGCATTGGTTTCGGAACCGCAGGCGGTGCAGGCGAAGAGGGCTTGGCTTTCGCGGCTCCTCGCATCCACATGGCCGCAGGCGGCGCAGGTCTGACTGGTGTATGCGGCCGGGACCTTGATCAGGACCCCGCCCGTCTCCTCGAGCTTGTATCCGAGCATGCGCTCCAGCGCATGCCAGCCGATGCCCAGGATGGACCGGTTCAGGCCGGACTTTTGGGAGACATTGCGCCCCGGGGCCTCACGGGTCCCGCGCGCAGAGCGCGTCATGGACCGGATATTGAGGTCCTCGATGGCCACGAGGCCAAACCGGCCCGCCAGGTCGCGGCTGAGAACATGCGCCGCATGGGCCCGGATCCGCGCCAGTTTACCCTTCAGCTTTGCCAACCGGGCGCGAGAGGCCGCGTAGCGGCGCGATCCGCGCTTGCCGCGCGAGAGCTTCTTCTGGGCGCGGCGCAGGGCGCGCTCCAGACCCGGGACGGTGCCGGGCAGGCGGATCATCTCGCCGGTCGAAAGCGCATAAGGCACGGCAACGCCGCGATCAACGCCTACGGCCTCGGACGGCACCGGCCGCTCCGCGATCTCACAGCGCACCGCGATCGAGATCTGCCAGCCCCCGCCGGGGCGGCGGCTGATCGTGGCGTTGCGGATATCAATCGATCCATCCTTTTTCGCACGCAGCTTGCGCGTGTCGCGGTACCGCACCCATCCTATCTTGGGAATGCGGACCTCGGACCATCTCCGGTTCAGGCGCCGGACCGCGATTTCGCGCCCGGCCTGCCGGAAGTTGTCGTCCTGCCCCTTCTTGCGCTTGCGCGGATATCCTGCGCGGCCCTCGAAGAAGTTGGCATAGGCCCGGTCCAGATCGATCAGGGCCTGATTTTGCGCGGTCTGGCTGACCGCGGTGATCCATGGTTCCAATGCGCGAAGCTCGGCGAGCTCACGCGACAGCCGCTTGGCGCCGAAGACGCGCGGTGCGCCGCCTGCATAGGGCTTGCCGCCCCAGGTGCGGCGCTGCTCCAGGGCCAGGTTGTAGACGAGGCGCACAACACCAGCCGTCTGCGAGAGCAGATGATCCTGCTCCTGCGACGGGCAAAGGGTGTAGACATGGCCTCTGATAACTTCCATATTCGCAAACTAGAACTTGGCCTGAGGCACGTCAATATGGAATACCGAACCGGCAGACATGTCGTCTGCAGTCTGAACCTGCACTTGGTCTTTGTGACCAAATACCGCCGCGGCGTCCTGGACAAGGATGCGCATGAGCGCCTGCGCACCGCCTTCAGCAAGGTTGCGGCCGATTTCGGGGCGAAGCTCGTGGAATGCGACGGCGAAGACGATCACGTCCACCTGCTGGTGGAGTACCCGGCCACGGTCCAGATCTCGAAGCTGGTCAACTCGTTGAAGGGGGTTGGGTCGCGGCTGCTGCTCCGCGACCGGGAAGATCTACGGCGCCTGAGCCGGAAGGGGCTCTGGTCGCCGAGCTATTTTGCCGCCAGCTGCGGAGGCGCACCCATCGAGACTATTCGATCCTATGTGCGCAATCAGCGCACGCCGGCGGCATAAAGCGGCCCTATCCCTCCCCCACCTGAAGGAAGGGGCTTCCCGGGCGTTTGGTGATTTTCGGGCCGAGCGTATCTGGAAGTGATCTGTACAGTGCGGCGCCGATTACTGCTTTTCCAGCCAGGAGCCCGGCAATTATGAGCGGGTTCATATTTTCCCCTTGTCATTCACGATGATTTTTCGCATAACAATATCAGAATTTTTTTCCGGATTGGCAATGACTTTAGTATCGATTATTGCCGCTGCGTCGCTTTCAAATTTTGCGATCCGGACTTGATTGAACATGGTTCAGCCCCGGGATAACAATCCTGCGCGACAAGGCGGCCATGCCGGGACAAGGCAGTAGGTGAAAAAAAATGAAAAGACTGGCAAAATTTTCTGAAGACCTCCAGCAGTGCAAGCAGGCCGAGGATGTCTTTCAGCTCATGCAGAATTATGCAAAATCGATTGGCTTTGAATACTCCGCTTTCGGGCAGGTTGCCAACAACCCTGCAAGTGACGCAACTACCGTCAAGCACTATGGCATGGTGAATTACCCGGCAGCATGGGTTGAGCAGTACGAGTCTCAGGGCCTGTATCGCGTGGACCCCATTGTTCAGCGCGGCCATGAGATCGACGAGCTTTTCATCTGGTCCAAGATGAAGGATAGCATCCAGCTGACCCGGGAGGAGGCTGGCGTCCTCTCCGCGGCTGTCGAGCATGGTCTCAACGACGGCATCACAATCCCACTGCACGGGCGTTCCGGGAAGCCTGGGCTCATCTGCTTTGCCACCTCCGATGAGCGGCCTCTCACGCCTGGCACGATCAATGAAGCTCACGCCATGGCGCTGCTGGCCTTTTCAAAGCTCGACAAGATGCTGATGGACGGCACGGCCGTTTCACGGCTGTCGAAGCGTCAGGTCGAATGCCTGTACTGGACCGCTATGGGCAAGTCGTCCAAGGCCATCGCTGACATCCTGGATCTCAAGGAAAACACTGTCACCTATCACATCAAGACCGCAATGAAGCATCTCGGAACCAAGAACCGGACGGTTGCGGTCTTGAAATGCATCACCGCGGGCGCTTTCCACATCGACTGACGGCCCGTCTGACCTGGAGCGCAGGCCTTTGAAGCTTGCGCTCCTAGCTTCTTTTTCGCATAAGCTCAACTCGCTAGATTCGGGTATGCGAAAAGGAATAAGAGATTGGCTATTCTGGAAGTCAGGTGGGCGAACGCTCACCTGTATGGTGATGCTTGGTACCAGCACCACCTGCTGCGCAAGAAGATTTTCGTTGAGCGTATGGGGTGGGACATACCAAGTGCCGATGGCGCTGAATATGACCAGTATGACACGCCGGCCAGCTGGTACATCCTTTGGAAAAATGACCAGGGCGTCGTGCAGGGATCTGTGCGGCTTGTGCCGACAACAATGCCGTATATGGCGCTGGATCTGTGGCCGGAGATGCTCGGCAACCACCGGCCGCGCGATGCTTCCATATGGGAAGCGACCAGGTTCTGCTGTGACCATGATCT is a window encoding:
- a CDS encoding LPD5 domain-containing protein, producing the protein MGWVMIEDFGEKIDGAAKDRWSRYRIRLSAIEDRAILDHTFSEVFPEPNYQALERDGVDRTVLAFIRAARDSIPAKPRATRNNKHRLVSWGNTVLSLRRFSRQLLNGEVGPEALEDALQRSGLKTASLLGKIRAYERLGHGTSLKPYVIGNSVYRRLDGIAFDPPQRRWTIENRKNQFFAQGGTLDEVIGSLGQHVADQDPAPTAASSQAKHFKIYTYRNGGGRVWLGRKLAGKLIDIISFDTTAQARKYKLNNLEELVQRYEDLKKTPGERAASNRDRRGADHRSGRDVTPGEFSATFGFRGVQFGNYVEGPRRQQDLNDAFDALMDLSEVLGCQPSALSLDGRLGLAFGARGTGGVGAAAAHYEPLQTVINLTKSKGAGSLAHEWFHALDNMVGRKRGAATYFGTGLEQGCSAGLTYEDRAPVEALARLGADLASAPMAERAKTADRYRSTRYYSLPYEISARAFEAWVCDRLGRTGSHNDYLANILPEEVFDAEARLLGLPDSRYPYPRRSEMAEISRVFDSAFGPEGAIAQLLGGLDVVEFSGSGQNSIKGVRETEGALAHNPEAEDAVREDELEISEDDDLVFG
- a CDS encoding cysteine peptidase family C39 domain-containing protein; translated protein: MQDFQVRYQPDGITCGPSCLGAVLDALIDNAPSTEEIAEFCGTNPYTGTTDVAMKRGLKALGVSYTHPASEERRAPGFLDAALEDGNAVMLRTLLGGIKHWVTAHAVTPAGYSIACPVAGNVIWSREDTRAAWGARDYDCIIIPRDPSAHPELMRATIQESPEETGPLL
- a CDS encoding RNA-guided endonuclease InsQ/TnpB family protein, with amino-acid sequence MEVIRGHVYTLCPSQEQDHLLSQTAGVVRLVYNLALEQRRTWGGKPYAGGAPRVFGAKRLSRELAELRALEPWITAVSQTAQNQALIDLDRAYANFFEGRAGYPRKRKKGQDDNFRQAGREIAVRRLNRRWSEVRIPKIGWVRYRDTRKLRAKKDGSIDIRNATISRRPGGGWQISIAVRCEIAERPVPSEAVGVDRGVAVPYALSTGEMIRLPGTVPGLERALRRAQKKLSRGKRGSRRYAASRARLAKLKGKLARIRAHAAHVLSRDLAGRFGLVAIEDLNIRSMTRSARGTREAPGRNVSQKSGLNRSILGIGWHALERMLGYKLEETGGVLIKVPAAYTSQTCAACGHVDARSRESQALFACTACGSETNADTNAARNILDRALNPESYRRGSTPLLDVEASALAACEASTRLKRQQLDAAAV
- the tnpA gene encoding IS200/IS605 family transposase, translating into MEYRTGRHVVCSLNLHLVFVTKYRRGVLDKDAHERLRTAFSKVAADFGAKLVECDGEDDHVHLLVEYPATVQISKLVNSLKGVGSRLLLRDREDLRRLSRKGLWSPSYFAASCGGAPIETIRSYVRNQRTPAA
- a CDS encoding LuxR family transcriptional regulator, whose product is MKRLAKFSEDLQQCKQAEDVFQLMQNYAKSIGFEYSAFGQVANNPASDATTVKHYGMVNYPAAWVEQYESQGLYRVDPIVQRGHEIDELFIWSKMKDSIQLTREEAGVLSAAVEHGLNDGITIPLHGRSGKPGLICFATSDERPLTPGTINEAHAMALLAFSKLDKMLMDGTAVSRLSKRQVECLYWTAMGKSSKAIADILDLKENTVTYHIKTAMKHLGTKNRTVAVLKCITAGAFHID
- a CDS encoding acyl-homoserine-lactone synthase, translated to MAILEVRWANAHLYGDAWYQHHLLRKKIFVERMGWDIPSADGAEYDQYDTPASWYILWKNDQGVVQGSVRLVPTTMPYMALDLWPEMLGNHRPRDASIWEATRFCCDHDLTARERARVVSGLIEGCQRFGLKRGIDHFIGVMPLMIFKRSLEASGCEYQLLGEVKKIGRFETGAAKLKVSAKILNRVRVIALSNEIRYLEKMRADESVAEMA